The following are from one region of the Lytechinus variegatus isolate NC3 chromosome 4, Lvar_3.0, whole genome shotgun sequence genome:
- the LOC121412561 gene encoding uncharacterized protein LOC121412561: protein MAVEMLTTCFEAVEEGLMTDDDYFFELISPSFFYTSGEYHQAGQLMTTMLAWSNISRLQDEEDEANILIAFPTLNGSYDLKVQLIIDNCKDLNYQMKGNRENNIRVKWAAEQMIHVNLNEHRLFRNRKIGGKLGYILMISWLYVICHRNQLAEALPANTEHPPVNLIAGSNGIVPFACRKADPFAAKYYSLHLEGKDVPFYMDGVFVPEGLMSTDQVERFNMEFVENDQEMSIEINIAQVSVEDQGTYIAILIVQGDTTESHVMKRAVMIVIPPGPAICFLMPSEIVPDRHEIHCHSERGSGDSTLTCFQQEDKIPYFQVGDEQSDSQVVYRRRFWMLNTDVPVYCCSHDIEEIGTIQQKSCNQFRFPTGPEPEPEISTTLKPYKSTKIARITKSIFIEDNNNPSSETTSLSGSDRNVDRSSLIVPLMFLIIYLIME, encoded by the exons atggcgGTGGAAATGTTAACGACATGTTTTGAAGCAGTAGAAGAGGGACTGATGACCGACGATGACTACTTTTTCGAACTCATTTCACCTTCCTTCTTTTACACT tcaggGGAATACCACCAAGCCGGCCAACTTATGACGACAATGTTAGCTTGGTCAAATATTTCCAGATTGCAG GACGAAGAAGATGAAGCAAATATCTTGATTGCATTTCCGACGTTGAATGGATCTTACGATCTCAAG GTACAACTCATCATCGATAACTGCAAGGATCTTAACTACCAAATGAAAGGAAACAGAGAG AACAACATCCGTGTGAAATGGGCTGCGGAACAGATGATACATGTCAATCTGAATGAGCATCGCCTATTTCGG AATCGAAAAATTGGAGGGAAGTTAGGATACATTTTGATGATCAGTTGGCTGTACGTAATATGTCACCGGAATCAGTTGGCTGAGGCACTGCCGGCAAACACAGAACATCCACCCGTAAATCTTATCGCTGGTTCAAATGGGATCGTTCCTTTTGCCTGCAGAAAAGCAGATCCATTCGCAGCCAAATACTACAGTCTTCACCTGGAGGGGAAAGATGTCCCATTCTACATGGATGGAGTTTTTGTTCCGGAAGGGCTGATGTCAACAGATCAAGTCGAAAGATTCAACatggaatttgttgaaaatgatcAAGAAATGTCAATAGAAATTAATATTGCACAGGTTTCCGTTGAAGACCAGGGGACATACATCGCCATACTCATTGTCCAGGGGGATACGACGGAGTCTCATGTCATGAAAAGAGCTGTCATGATAGTAATTCCGCCGGGCCCAGCGATCTGCTTCTTAATGCCAAGTGAAATTGTTCCTGATAGACATGAGATACACTGTCACTCTGAACGTGGAAGTGGCGACTCGACACTCACTTGCTTTCAGCAAGAAGACAAGATACCTTATTTTCAGGTTGGGGATGAACAGAGTGATTCGCAGGTAGTTTACAGAAGACGATTCTGGATGCTTAATACAGATGTTCCGGTATATTGTTGTTCTCATGATATCGAAGAAATTGGGACTATTCAGCAAAAGTCTTGTAACCAATTCAGATTCCCCACAGGACCGGAACCAGAACCAGAAATCAGTACAACCCTAAAGCCTTACAAATCGACTAAAATTGCGCGAATTACAAAATCCATTTTCATAGAAGATAATAACAACCCTTCCTCCGAAACTACTTCTCTTTCTGGAAGTGATCGAAATGTTGACAGGTCTTCTTTAATAGTTCCTCttatgtttttaatcatttatctTATCATGGAGTAG